In Blastocatellia bacterium, the following proteins share a genomic window:
- a CDS encoding DnaJ domain-containing protein: protein MPKLHTHYDNLKVARNAPPEVIRAAYKTLSQRFHPDRNPGD from the coding sequence ATGCCGAAGCTTCATACTCACTATGACAACTTGAAGGTTGCGCGGAACGCCCCGCCGGAGGTCATCCGCGCGGCTTACAAGACGCTGTCTCAGCGGTTCCACCCAGACCGGAATCCGGGTGAC